Proteins encoded in a region of the Paenibacillus sp. W2I17 genome:
- a CDS encoding diaminobutyrate--2-oxoglutarate transaminase — protein MSVEVQTEYLKMQNEKESNARSYPRHFPLVISKAHGVKITDTEGRVFYDCLAGAGTLALGHNHDTVVNAIRDVLDQQIPLHTLDLATPLKLSYMQELFSILPAEMRDKAKIQFCGPTGADAVEAAIKLVKSATGGKSILAFQGGYHGSTQATMSMSGNLSKKQHLQSLLPDVHFLPFPYEYRCPFGVGEGMTAQLSAQYIENLLDDCESGIAAPCGVIVETVQGEGGAIPADIEWLRELRRITAERSIPLIIDEVQTGIGRTGRMFSFEHAGIVPDVIICSKAVGGSLPMSVVIYKEELDRWQPGAHTGTFRGNQLAMAAGLATLRYIREQDVLHNVHLRSEQFMNQLNALKERYAEIGDVRGRGLMIGVEVVDPTGRKDRLGHYLPNGALAESIQRECFKNGLIVELGGRHSAVVRFLPPLNITEQESGAILAIFEKSVAEAIALATAAC, from the coding sequence ATGTCAGTAGAGGTGCAGACGGAATATCTGAAGATGCAAAATGAGAAGGAATCCAATGCAAGATCGTACCCCAGACATTTCCCACTTGTCATTAGCAAGGCCCATGGGGTGAAGATTACTGATACTGAAGGCCGCGTATTCTACGACTGCCTGGCTGGTGCAGGAACATTGGCGCTGGGGCATAACCATGACACGGTGGTCAACGCCATTCGCGATGTTCTGGATCAGCAGATTCCGCTTCATACACTGGATCTGGCAACACCGCTGAAGCTTTCATATATGCAAGAACTATTCTCCATTCTTCCGGCAGAGATGCGAGACAAAGCCAAAATCCAGTTCTGTGGTCCAACCGGAGCGGATGCCGTAGAAGCAGCCATTAAGCTGGTCAAAAGTGCCACAGGTGGCAAGTCCATTCTTGCCTTTCAGGGAGGTTATCACGGTTCAACCCAAGCGACGATGTCGATGAGTGGCAACCTGAGCAAGAAACAACATCTGCAAAGCCTGCTGCCCGATGTACATTTCCTGCCGTTTCCTTATGAATACCGCTGCCCATTTGGTGTTGGTGAAGGCATGACGGCCCAATTAAGCGCACAGTATATTGAAAATTTGCTCGATGATTGCGAGAGCGGTATTGCGGCACCATGTGGGGTCATTGTGGAGACGGTTCAGGGCGAAGGCGGGGCGATTCCGGCAGACATTGAATGGCTGAGGGAACTGCGCCGAATCACAGCAGAGCGAAGCATTCCGCTCATTATCGACGAAGTGCAGACAGGCATTGGACGTACAGGGCGAATGTTTTCGTTTGAACATGCCGGGATTGTACCTGATGTAATCATCTGCTCCAAAGCGGTTGGCGGAAGTCTGCCGATGTCTGTCGTCATCTATAAGGAGGAGCTGGATCGATGGCAGCCTGGTGCACACACAGGTACGTTCCGTGGCAATCAGCTGGCCATGGCAGCGGGACTTGCCACACTTCGTTATATCCGGGAACAGGATGTTCTACACAACGTGCATCTTCGTAGTGAGCAGTTCATGAATCAACTGAATGCATTGAAAGAGCGGTATGCAGAGATTGGTGACGTGCGAGGCAGAGGACTGATGATCGGTGTTGAAGTGGTGGATCCAACAGGACGGAAGGATCGTCTGGGACATTATCTGCCTAATGGTGCGCTGGCTGAGTCTATTCAGCGTGAATGTTTCAAGAATGGATTAATTGTAGAACTGGGCGGGCGTCATTCAGCTGTTGTTCGTTTTCTGCCGCCGCTGAATATTACGGAGCAAGAATCGGGTGCAATCCTTGCGATCTTTGAGAAATCGGTAGCTGAAGCGATTGCTTTAGCAACGGCTGCATGTTGA
- a CDS encoding ABC transporter ATP-binding protein, whose amino-acid sequence MSILEAKELTISYGADPIIENLNLTIPKGQITVLIGSNGCGKSTLLRTMARLLKSSSGSVLLDGEEIAKLPTKEISRRMSILPQGPTAPEGLTVNQLVKQGRYPHQTWLKQWSREDECMVKLALESTHLTELADRPVDALSGGQRQRAWIAMTLAQGTETLLLDEPTTYLDMTHQIDILDLLFELNEREGRTIVMVLHDLNLACRYAHHIVAVHNKSIYAEGKPEDIVTQEMVRKVFQMECEIAVDPLFGTPTCIPHGRGRKLNGEQRYTQLA is encoded by the coding sequence GTGAGTATTCTGGAAGCCAAGGAGCTTACGATCTCCTATGGAGCAGATCCCATTATTGAAAATTTGAACCTGACCATTCCCAAGGGACAGATTACCGTCCTGATTGGCAGCAACGGCTGTGGTAAATCTACGCTGCTGCGTACGATGGCCCGGTTGCTGAAATCCAGCTCTGGTTCGGTGCTGCTGGATGGCGAAGAGATTGCGAAGCTGCCAACCAAGGAAATTTCAAGACGCATGTCCATCCTGCCACAGGGCCCGACCGCTCCGGAAGGCTTGACAGTGAACCAACTGGTTAAGCAAGGACGTTATCCACATCAAACATGGCTGAAGCAATGGTCACGAGAGGATGAGTGCATGGTTAAGCTGGCACTCGAATCCACACATCTGACAGAACTCGCGGATCGACCTGTGGATGCACTGTCCGGTGGACAGCGTCAGCGTGCCTGGATTGCCATGACGCTCGCGCAGGGTACCGAAACGCTGCTGCTGGATGAACCTACAACCTATCTGGATATGACACATCAGATTGATATCCTTGATCTGCTGTTTGAGTTGAACGAACGGGAAGGACGTACCATTGTCATGGTACTTCATGACTTGAATCTGGCATGTCGGTATGCGCATCATATTGTGGCTGTTCACAATAAGTCGATCTACGCGGAAGGTAAACCAGAAGATATCGTTACACAGGAGATGGTCCGTAAAGTTTTCCAGATGGAGTGTGAGATTGCGGTTGATCCACTGTTTGGCACACCAACCTGTATCCCGCATGGAAGGGGAAGGAAGCTGAATGGAGAACAGCGTTATACACAACTGGCTTGA
- a CDS encoding IucA/IucC family siderophore biosynthesis protein, which translates to MENKLRSETEQQAHEHSCKLLLNCYIRELALEKESDIRINPNTLTYIVAFQASRVKVTGHLSYYSAIGEHEYLSMESGGEAVHYGDLVRWITSELSGDTARGASSDQHGMKKSVMEMKRSLEVDIAHPQGENTNRVEAMYARDFAQKVDNSVGNLTLYIEQAAGLDIHDYRTSEQSLLYGHPFHPFPKNSKGFSEQDVQKYSPELRTSFQLCYIAVRQDVYVQEWVDDEAAMDLQDLLRSHVEPILKEKSEMYGLLPVHPWQYAYISRLTEIQSYFRDEKLILLGSAGPTVYPTSSVRTVYVPEWNCNIKLSLNMQITNMIRTNSAEQMRRTLDASRYVRQHDCFGAEPNTHIAYETGVATCAFEDEELTSLFTIAYRPIEFDVENTYVLSSLVEAPLPRMRSRLMTMLGGGRDIAERWLERYLACSLLPTVRAAGEKGIHFEAHLQNTLVTLKDGLPVDFIVRDLEGVSVDEELISEQDRAASDLLFYSREKAWARTSYYFIVNHLGSLIHAMARDVNVPEEHFWKQVREVLVEELERTGNAYVQHLLTTDAFLAKQNLVSCLRGISQTPAYVPVSNVMKRIGSEVRGSRGIQG; encoded by the coding sequence ATGGAAAACAAGCTCCGGTCTGAGACTGAGCAGCAGGCCCATGAACATTCGTGCAAGCTGTTGCTGAACTGTTACATACGTGAGCTTGCGCTAGAGAAGGAAAGCGATATTCGGATTAATCCAAATACGCTGACGTACATTGTTGCTTTTCAAGCCAGTAGGGTGAAGGTGACAGGACACTTGTCTTATTACTCTGCCATAGGGGAGCATGAATACCTCAGCATGGAATCTGGCGGGGAAGCGGTGCATTATGGCGACCTTGTTCGTTGGATCACATCTGAGCTAAGTGGAGATACGGCACGGGGAGCGAGTTCGGATCAACATGGAATGAAGAAAAGTGTGATGGAAATGAAGCGTTCACTTGAGGTGGATATTGCACATCCACAGGGCGAGAATACGAATCGTGTAGAGGCGATGTACGCCAGAGATTTTGCACAAAAGGTAGATAACAGTGTAGGTAACCTTACGTTGTATATCGAACAAGCAGCCGGTCTCGACATCCACGATTATCGCACATCGGAACAGTCACTGTTGTATGGTCATCCGTTCCATCCATTTCCGAAAAACTCCAAAGGCTTCAGCGAGCAGGATGTGCAGAAGTACAGTCCGGAGTTACGGACATCGTTTCAACTCTGTTATATCGCCGTGAGACAGGATGTCTATGTACAGGAATGGGTTGATGACGAGGCGGCAATGGATTTGCAAGACCTCCTGCGGAGCCATGTGGAGCCTATTTTAAAAGAAAAGAGTGAAATGTATGGGCTGCTGCCTGTCCATCCATGGCAATACGCATACATATCACGGTTGACCGAGATACAGTCCTATTTTCGAGATGAAAAATTAATCCTACTCGGTAGTGCGGGGCCTACCGTCTATCCAACCTCTTCGGTCCGTACAGTTTATGTTCCCGAATGGAACTGCAATATCAAGCTGTCACTGAACATGCAGATCACCAACATGATTCGCACCAACAGTGCTGAGCAGATGCGCAGAACACTGGATGCCTCCAGATACGTCAGGCAGCATGACTGCTTCGGTGCTGAACCGAACACGCATATTGCGTATGAGACAGGTGTAGCCACTTGTGCTTTTGAAGATGAAGAGTTAACCAGCCTGTTTACGATAGCTTATCGACCCATTGAGTTTGATGTCGAGAATACGTATGTCTTATCCAGTCTGGTTGAAGCACCGCTTCCCAGGATGCGGTCGAGACTGATGACCATGCTGGGTGGTGGACGAGACATTGCCGAGCGTTGGCTGGAACGATATCTGGCATGTTCGCTGCTGCCGACTGTACGGGCTGCGGGAGAGAAAGGTATTCATTTTGAAGCTCATTTGCAGAATACCCTTGTGACCTTAAAGGATGGGTTGCCTGTGGATTTTATCGTCCGCGATCTGGAAGGGGTCAGTGTGGATGAGGAACTTATAAGTGAGCAGGATCGTGCTGCGTCCGATTTATTATTTTATTCGCGAGAGAAAGCCTGGGCGCGGACATCGTATTATTTTATCGTCAATCATCTGGGGTCTCTGATTCATGCGATGGCGCGAGATGTGAACGTCCCCGAGGAGCATTTCTGGAAGCAAGTACGTGAGGTACTTGTGGAGGAACTGGAACGAACGGGCAATGCATATGTGCAACATCTGCTGACAACGGATGCATTTCTGGCCAAACAAAATTTGGTGAGTTGTCTAAGGGGGATCAGCCAGACCCCGGCCTACGTGCCGGTGAGCAATGTAATGAAACGAATAGGGAGTGAAGTGCGTGGGAGTCGTGGGATACAGGGCTGA
- a CDS encoding MFS transporter encodes MKRHAVLLAILIGAFSLVLTNSAFNLLLPYFVQYYQISTTAGGWIIALYMLAMTLTMPLASLIVDRLGRKQTYMLGISIYGVFSVAGALFYHSIEVLLLVRFMHGVAAGLMIPLSLVLLFDVYGPEVRGRITGAWGLLLMLAPAAGPTLGGFIIQYGRLEMLFWLNVPLAIFSLIGCGRVIQTYIPARRKKWHPTSVMLLICAVGALSLGVQLYASPVVAVWVPWMLIALGVLLLIRFVQTENGRKEPLIRYQLLRRNAVFPLTVLISTIQDCVMFGVIFTLPLLFQDVFHLSPAMSGALFIPLSICTSLFMWIGGSLLDRGRSIHFIAWGTLLVSISILSFAVLPMGASIWIIGMLMACRGIGVGLSGMSISAIGLQALPDEDMHEGSVLSTTIERLASSFAVMGLTLYYDMRWQWLAGAGTSMEMAKWGALKEICIGLGCAILLTLPLVLLITRKKVGIIVRDGKQAPV; translated from the coding sequence ATGAAGAGGCATGCAGTATTACTCGCGATTCTGATCGGTGCTTTTTCGCTGGTACTGACCAACAGTGCATTTAACCTGCTGCTGCCTTATTTTGTGCAATATTATCAGATCTCTACGACAGCAGGTGGGTGGATTATCGCGCTGTACATGCTGGCTATGACGTTAACGATGCCGCTGGCTTCCCTGATTGTGGACCGACTGGGGCGTAAGCAGACGTATATGTTGGGGATCAGTATCTATGGAGTGTTCTCGGTGGCAGGTGCGTTGTTTTATCACTCCATCGAAGTACTATTACTGGTACGTTTCATGCATGGCGTTGCCGCGGGGCTGATGATTCCGTTATCACTTGTGTTGCTGTTTGATGTATACGGACCGGAGGTACGAGGGCGAATTACCGGAGCGTGGGGCTTGCTGCTTATGTTGGCTCCGGCTGCCGGGCCTACGCTGGGTGGATTCATCATTCAGTATGGACGGCTTGAAATGCTGTTCTGGCTCAATGTGCCACTGGCTATATTCTCGTTGATTGGCTGCGGTCGAGTCATTCAGACCTATATCCCTGCCCGCAGGAAAAAATGGCATCCAACCAGTGTTATGCTGCTGATCTGCGCGGTAGGTGCCCTTAGTCTGGGGGTACAGTTGTACGCAAGTCCTGTCGTGGCAGTATGGGTACCATGGATGCTGATTGCGCTCGGTGTGTTGCTGCTCATTCGTTTTGTCCAGACCGAGAACGGTCGCAAGGAACCACTGATCCGGTACCAGTTGCTGCGGCGTAATGCCGTCTTTCCGCTGACTGTACTGATCTCGACTATTCAGGATTGTGTCATGTTTGGTGTGATCTTTACATTGCCGTTATTGTTCCAGGACGTCTTCCACCTGTCACCAGCCATGTCCGGTGCGTTGTTCATTCCCTTGTCGATCTGTACAAGTCTGTTCATGTGGATTGGCGGCAGCTTGCTGGACCGAGGTCGGTCCATACATTTTATCGCATGGGGCACGTTGCTGGTGTCGATATCCATTCTGTCGTTTGCGGTTCTGCCCATGGGAGCATCGATCTGGATCATCGGCATGCTCATGGCGTGCCGGGGAATTGGCGTTGGTCTGTCAGGCATGAGTATCTCTGCTATTGGTTTACAGGCTTTACCGGACGAAGACATGCACGAAGGGTCGGTGTTATCAACGACGATTGAGCGTCTGGCTTCTTCGTTTGCAGTGATGGGCTTGACCCTGTATTACGATATGCGTTGGCAATGGCTTGCCGGGGCAGGAACGTCCATGGAGATGGCAAAATGGGGAGCGCTCAAAGAAATCTGTATCGGACTTGGCTGCGCCATACTGCTTACACTTCCCCTGGTCTTACTTATAACCCGAAAGAAGGTTGGCATCATTGTTCGAGATGGAAAACAAGCTCCGGTCTGA
- a CDS encoding iron chelate uptake ABC transporter family permease subunit, with product MRKLLTFRNKKDTVSVQMERKSLVVIGICILLFLMAGVVGTSVGSDFISPLDVLRTIFGLNAGEHDFVVLTLRLPRVLLSLLVGAALGMSGALLQGIIRNPLASPDVIGITGGAAVAAVGFVTLLGGAVSIKLLPLFAIAGAIVTALIIYVLAWKKGVSPIRLVLIGIGVSAITGAGTTFMLILSPFYTAGQAYIWLTGSVYGASWTDVRTIVPVITLVVPLAIWFARSLNAQEFGDDLATGLGVTVQRHRSALLLCSVLLAGIAVAVAGTIGFVGLIAPHIARKLVGRMFGSMLIVSGLVGALLVFAADLIARTAFLPLDVPAGVFTAGVGAPFFLYLLFKNRNQF from the coding sequence ATGAGGAAGCTGTTGACTTTCCGCAACAAAAAAGACACCGTCTCGGTGCAAATGGAACGAAAATCATTGGTTGTCATCGGTATATGTATCCTCTTGTTCCTGATGGCAGGAGTGGTCGGTACCAGTGTAGGCAGTGACTTTATTTCTCCGCTGGATGTGCTCAGAACGATATTTGGTCTGAATGCAGGAGAGCATGACTTCGTCGTGCTGACCTTAAGGCTGCCACGAGTGTTATTATCCCTGCTCGTAGGTGCAGCCCTTGGTATGTCAGGTGCGCTCCTGCAAGGTATTATCCGTAACCCGCTGGCCTCACCGGATGTCATCGGTATCACTGGCGGTGCCGCTGTTGCGGCTGTAGGTTTTGTTACATTGCTGGGCGGAGCGGTGAGCATCAAGTTGTTACCACTGTTCGCCATCGCTGGTGCAATTGTGACGGCATTGATTATTTATGTGCTTGCCTGGAAAAAGGGAGTCAGTCCGATCCGCTTGGTGCTGATCGGGATTGGAGTATCAGCCATTACCGGAGCTGGAACAACCTTTATGTTGATCCTGAGTCCGTTCTACACGGCAGGTCAAGCCTATATCTGGCTGACTGGAAGTGTATACGGAGCATCGTGGACCGATGTTCGAACAATAGTGCCGGTTATCACTCTTGTTGTTCCTCTGGCGATCTGGTTCGCCCGCAGCTTGAATGCACAGGAATTCGGGGATGATTTGGCCACAGGGCTAGGTGTCACTGTGCAGCGGCATCGTTCAGCGTTGTTGTTATGCAGTGTATTGCTGGCGGGAATTGCCGTTGCGGTTGCCGGAACCATTGGGTTTGTTGGCCTAATCGCTCCACACATTGCCCGGAAGCTGGTTGGACGGATGTTTGGCAGTATGCTGATTGTGTCTGGACTGGTGGGTGCTCTGCTTGTATTTGCGGCAGATCTGATTGCCCGCACAGCTTTTCTACCGTTAGATGTTCCCGCAGGGGTATTCACTGCAGGCGTAGGCGCACCATTTTTCCTGTATTTGTTGTTCAAGAATCGAAATCAGTTTTGA